The following is a genomic window from Gymnodinialimonas ceratoperidinii.
TCTGGCTGTGGCTTCCCGGGGCGAGATTATCCTGCGGCGGCCCTACTTTAGCGGTTGCACGTCCGGTCCCGCAAAGGCCTAGTGCCTCCATGACCGACACCCGCACCATCATGCCGCCGCGCGACCTCGCGTTGGTTCTTTGCGTGATCCTCGCCTGGGGGTCGAATTTCACCGCCATGAAAATGGTGCTCGACGAGCTGCCGCCGCTTCTTTTCGTCGGACTTCGGTTCTTCATCCTCGTCCCACTGATCGTGTTTTTCCCGCGCCCCGCAAGCTGGCGGGCGATCATCGCGATCGGCCTGTTGGTCAACACCGGCCAGTTCGCGTTCCTTTTCATGGCGATGCGCGCTGATGTCACCGCGGGCCTCGCCTCCCTGATCCTGCAGAGCCAGGCCCCGCTCACGATCATCCTCGCCGCTCTCTTTTATGGCGAACGGGTCAGCTGGCCCCAAGTCACCGGCATCGCGCTGGCTTGCATGGGCCTTGCGGGCTTCGGCATTGCCGGCGGGGGAAATGTTACCATTGTCGGTTTGGCGCTCGTTCTGTGCGGGGCTTTGTCCTGGGCGCTCGGTAACATGGTCTTTCGCCGACTGCCGGGGGTCAACATGGCCGCACTCTTTATCTGGGCCAGCCTGATCCCGCCCCTGCCGATGCTCGGCCTTTCATGGGCGATCGAGGGCCCGGCCCCCTTCGCAACCATCGCGGCGATGAGCCTGCAGGGATGGGCCGGCGTCGTCTATGTCGCCGTCATCTCCACCATCATCGGCTATTCGATCTGGGGCAGCCTGCTCTCGCGGCATCCGGCGGCGCTTGTCACGCCCTTCGCGCTTGGCATCCCCCTCGTCGGGATCCTGACAGCCGGTCTGATCCTGGGCGAGACACTTGGCACGCTCGAGGCCGTCTCGGGCGTCGTCATCCTCGCAGGCATCGCGCTGACCGTCCTCGGCCCGCGTCTTCTGCAAAGGTACTCGTGACGGACCGCGCAAAAGCGCAGGCCCGTCGGCACTCGTTACTCAACTGATTTACGGCAAAGGGGGCAGTCTCTGAAGAGACCGGTCTGCCGTGCCGAAGGCGTAGAACACATGCCCTCACCGAGCAACAAACGTGATGCACGAAAATGCCAAACCTGACCAAAAAGACAGGTGAACTATCTGAAACTGTTAGCTGATTTCAGGATACCGGGATACAGGTGTATGGAGCGCCCGCGTCGATGACCGCGCGTGTCACGTCGGTTGTGGGAAACCTCCTTGGCTGCGATAATGTCAGAGTAGACGTGCGAGGCGCGCGAGCCGTCCCGCGCCCAGACACCCCCGGCCCGTCGGGAGGCCTATTATGATGGACGATACCGATCTCGTTGAGCACGGATTAGCTGTCCCCAAGGCAGGGCGGGTCCTCCTGCTTGCCTGCGGCGCCCTCGCCCATGAAGTCCTGGCCTTGAAGCGGCTCAACCATTGGGATCACCTCGACCTGCACTGCCTGCCCGCGAAACTGCACAATACGCCCGACGCGATCCCGGATGCTGTCGAGGCCGCGGTACGCGCCCGGCGCGCGGACTATGACGATGTCTTCGTGCTATACGCCGATTGCGGCACCGGCGGGCTGCTGCAAGCGCGTTGTGAAGCCTTGGGCGTCTCGATGCTCGAAGGCCCGCATTGCTACTCCTTCTTTGAGGGCAATCAGGAGTTCGAAGCCCGCGGAGAAGTCACCAGTTTTTACCTGACCGACTTTCTGGTCAAACAGTTCGATGCGTTTGTGACGAAACCCCTTGGTCTCGACCGCTATCCCGAGTTGCGGGACATGTATTTCGGCAATTACACGACGCTTGTCTATCAGGCCCAGGTCGATGATCCGGCGCTGACCGAGAAAGCGCGAGGTCACGCGGCAGACCTCGGGCTCGATTTTGAGCGCAGGTTTACGGGCTATGGCGATTTGCAGGTCGCGCTGTCGCGGTTGTAGCGTAATTTAGTTGGAATATCGGGCGGTTCTGAGAGGCAGCGGGAAGTGGGGCGCTGCCCCCGCTTTCGACCTGGCGGTCGCAAGCTCCCCCGGGATATTTCAGGAACGGGGAAGCTGCGGCAGATCAGTGGTTGTCGCGGGGGAGGTCCTTGGCGATGCGTTGATAGGCGGTCGCGAGCTCAAGGCAGCCGCCGTCTGCCAGTTGTCCGACATGCTTACGGTAGAGCTCTTGCCAAGGGGTCTGATGGTGCAGTTCCGGCGCGGTCCAAGCGGCCTTGCGGGCGTTCCACTCGTCGTCAGGCACCAGCGCGTTCAACGTGCCCTCATTCAGGTCCAGGCGGACGCGATCCCCGGTTTGCAAATAAGCGAGGCCGCCCCCGACCGTGGCTTCGGGTGAGGCATTGAGGATCGAGGGGCTTTCAGAGGTGCCTGACTGCCGCCCGTCGCCGACGGTGGGCAAATGCTTGATGCCGTCCATGATCAACGCATCGGGCGGCTGCATGTTCACCACCTCGGCGGACCCGGGGTAGCCGACGCAGCCGACGCCCCGGATGAAGAGGATGCAGTCATCGTCGATGGCCAGATCGGGATCATTGACGCGGTCGTGGTAATCCTCCGGGCCCTCGAAGACGATGGCGCGACCCTCGTAGCGGTTGTTCTTCAGGAAGCGCGCGCGGAAGTCGGCGGAAATCACACTGGTCTTCATCAGGGCGCTGTCGAAGAGATTGCCGGTCAGCACCGCGAAGCCCGCCTCCTCGCGCATCGGGTTGTCCACCGGGCGGATCACGTCCTCATCGCGACTTTTCGAGCTGCCAAGCGTCTCCTGCAGCGACTTGCCGGATGCCGTCATCACCGAGCCATCCAGCAGCCCCGCGCGGTGCAATTCGCCCATCACCGCGGGCACACCGCCCGCGCGGAAGAAGCTCTCGCCCAGGTACTCGCCTGCCGGCTGCAGATTCACCAGAAGCGGCAGCGCGTGGCCGATTTTCTCCCAATCGCTGACGTGCAATTCGACGCCCGCGTGGCGCGCCAGTGCCTGGAGATGCGGCGGCGCATTGGTCGAGCCTCCGATCGCCGTGTTGACCTTGATCGCGTTCTCGAAGGCGGCGCGCGTCAGGATGTCGGAGGGCTTGAGGTCCTCCTCCACCATCTCCACCGCGCGGCGTCCTGTGAGGTAGGCCATCTCCATCCGCTCGCGGAACGGCGCCGGGATCGCCGCGGCGCCGGGCAATGTCATGCCGAGCGCCTCTGCCAGCGCGTTCATCGTCGAGGCGGTTCCCATCGTGTTGCAATGGCCGAGCGAAGGTGAGGAGGCGCAGGCCATCTGCATGAATTCCTCGTAGTCGATCTCGCCGGTGGCCAGCAGGCGCCGCCCCTCCCAGATCGCGGTGCCCGAGCCTGCGCGCTTGCCGCGGAACCAGCCGTCAAGCATCGGCCCGCCGTTCAGTGCAATCGCCGGGATGTCGACCGTCGCCGCCCCCATCAGCATCGCGGGGGTGGTCTTGTCACAACCGGTCGTCAGGACGACGCCATCCAGCGGGTAGCCGTGCAGGACTTCCACGAGCGAGAGATACTGCAGGTTGCGATCCAGCGCCGCCGTGGGCCGCTTGCCGGTCTCCTGGATCGGATGCACCGGAAACTCCAACGGAATGCCGCCGCCATCGCGAATGCCTGCCTTGATCCGGTCCATCAAGAACACGTGGATCTTGTTGCAGGGCACGAGATCGCTGCCCGTCTGTGCGATCCCGACAATCGGCTTGTCCGCCTGCAGCTCGCCACGGGTGAACGCCTGGTTCTGGTACCGCTCCAGATACAAGGCGGTCATGCCTGGGTTGTTCGGATTATCGAACCACTCCTGAGAGCGGTAGCGGCGGCGCGCGCGGGTATCAGCCATGGATGGTTCCACTATTTGAAACTTAGGGTCAAATGTTGAAACCACCCTAGCCCGTGATGAGGCCGCGCCTCAAGCCCGGAACGCAGGGCGCTGGCACCCCGGTGCTCCTTCATCTTGGCAAATACAACTCAATCCCGCCCTCCCCACACCTCCCGACGCGGGCAGCGGCTCGGACGCCTAGCCTCAAATCATCGGCAGCGCATCACGGACCAGCGGCGACAGATCCGTATCATCCTCGGCCGCCCGCGCCTTCAAGGCCGCGCGCATTTCAGGACCCCAGAAATCGTTGAGATGCGTGGCCACCCGCTCTGCCTGATCCGAGCCAGGCTGCGTGGCGAAGAAGCTGGCGATCTGGTTGGCCATGCGGGTCAGTTTGTCATGCGGCATCAGTCTGGCTCCGGTCGATCCGTTGCGAATGGGTGAATGTCTCGAGCCGTCCATCGCGGGCGAAGGCGGCGATTGTCAGGTTGGCGGCCTCGGCCATGCGGAGCGCATGGGCGGTCGGGGCGGAGACGGCGATTAGGATCGGGCAGCCGAGCAGCACCGTCTTCTGCACCATCTCGACCGAGACGCGGCTCGTCAGGACGATGGCGCCCGCCATGGGGTCGAGCCTCTCGCGCTGCATCGCGCCCACCAATTTGTCGAGCGCGTTGTGGCGGCCTACGTCTTCGCACGCCAGAACGATCCCCTGCCCCGGCACGAGGAAGCCTGCTGCATGAACCGCCTGTGTGAGGTCATGGAGCGGCTGGTGATCGCGAAGCAGGTCCGGCCCCGAGGCGGCAGTCGTCGCGTCCATGGCGCGCCCCTCGGGCAGCACCGGCAAGGCCCGCAGTGCCTCCTCCAGCGAGTCGATTCCGCAAAGGCCGCAGCCCACCGGCCCCATCATCGCACGCCGCCGCGCGCCGAGGGCCTCGGCCACCGCATCTGCCACCCAGAGACGCGCCTCGATGCCCGCCTCAAGCTCGACGATCTCCACCCGCTCGATCTGCTCCGGGGTTGCAAAGCCCTCGGTGAACGCAAAGCCCACGGCGAAATCCTCGAGATCCGAGGGCGAGCACATCATCACCGCTTGAGTCGTTCCGTTGACTGTCACGGCGACAGGCGTCTCCTCCGGCAGGGACCGCATGACCTTGCGCGATCCCTCCTTTCCGTGGGCCACGGCCGCTATGGAGCGACTGGCCTTCACTCGGCCGCCGTTTCGATCCGGCGCGACATCGCCGCTTGCGCATTGTACTCGCGCTGCCATTCCGTCGGTCCGTTCGACAGACCCACCTGCACCGCCGTCACCTTGTATTCCGGGCAATTGGTGGCCCAGTCGGAATGATCCGTGGTGATGACGTTGGCCTGCGTGTCGGGGTGATGGAAGGTCGTATAGACCACCCCCGGAACGACCCGGTCGGTCAGGGTCGCCCGCAACGAGGTCTCGCCCGCGCGGCTGGCCAGTTTGACCCAATCGCCCTCCTTGATCCCGCGCACCTCGGCGTCGTGGGGGTGGATTTCGAGCACGTCCTGGTCATGCCAAATCACATTGTCCGTCCGACGCGTCTGGGCACCCACGTTATACTGCGACAGGATCCGCCCCGTCGTCAGCAGAAGCGGGAACCGCGGGCCGGAGCGCTC
Proteins encoded in this region:
- a CDS encoding IlvD/Edd family dehydratase is translated as MADTRARRRYRSQEWFDNPNNPGMTALYLERYQNQAFTRGELQADKPIVGIAQTGSDLVPCNKIHVFLMDRIKAGIRDGGGIPLEFPVHPIQETGKRPTAALDRNLQYLSLVEVLHGYPLDGVVLTTGCDKTTPAMLMGAATVDIPAIALNGGPMLDGWFRGKRAGSGTAIWEGRRLLATGEIDYEEFMQMACASSPSLGHCNTMGTASTMNALAEALGMTLPGAAAIPAPFRERMEMAYLTGRRAVEMVEEDLKPSDILTRAAFENAIKVNTAIGGSTNAPPHLQALARHAGVELHVSDWEKIGHALPLLVNLQPAGEYLGESFFRAGGVPAVMGELHRAGLLDGSVMTASGKSLQETLGSSKSRDEDVIRPVDNPMREEAGFAVLTGNLFDSALMKTSVISADFRARFLKNNRYEGRAIVFEGPEDYHDRVNDPDLAIDDDCILFIRGVGCVGYPGSAEVVNMQPPDALIMDGIKHLPTVGDGRQSGTSESPSILNASPEATVGGGLAYLQTGDRVRLDLNEGTLNALVPDDEWNARKAAWTAPELHHQTPWQELYRKHVGQLADGGCLELATAYQRIAKDLPRDNH
- the fdhD gene encoding formate dehydrogenase accessory sulfurtransferase FdhD, with the translated sequence MRSLPEETPVAVTVNGTTQAVMMCSPSDLEDFAVGFAFTEGFATPEQIERVEIVELEAGIEARLWVADAVAEALGARRRAMMGPVGCGLCGIDSLEEALRALPVLPEGRAMDATTAASGPDLLRDHQPLHDLTQAVHAAGFLVPGQGIVLACEDVGRHNALDKLVGAMQRERLDPMAGAIVLTSRVSVEMVQKTVLLGCPILIAVSAPTAHALRMAEAANLTIAAFARDGRLETFTHSQRIDRSQTDAA
- a CDS encoding EamA family transporter, which produces MTDTRTIMPPRDLALVLCVILAWGSNFTAMKMVLDELPPLLFVGLRFFILVPLIVFFPRPASWRAIIAIGLLVNTGQFAFLFMAMRADVTAGLASLILQSQAPLTIILAALFYGERVSWPQVTGIALACMGLAGFGIAGGGNVTIVGLALVLCGALSWALGNMVFRRLPGVNMAALFIWASLIPPLPMLGLSWAIEGPAPFATIAAMSLQGWAGVVYVAVISTIIGYSIWGSLLSRHPAALVTPFALGIPLVGILTAGLILGETLGTLEAVSGVVILAGIALTVLGPRLLQRYS
- a CDS encoding DUF1638 domain-containing protein; this translates as MMDDTDLVEHGLAVPKAGRVLLLACGALAHEVLALKRLNHWDHLDLHCLPAKLHNTPDAIPDAVEAAVRARRADYDDVFVLYADCGTGGLLQARCEALGVSMLEGPHCYSFFEGNQEFEARGEVTSFYLTDFLVKQFDAFVTKPLGLDRYPELRDMYFGNYTTLVYQAQVDDPALTEKARGHAADLGLDFERRFTGYGDLQVALSRL
- a CDS encoding formate dehydrogenase subunit delta, which translates into the protein MPHDKLTRMANQIASFFATQPGSDQAERVATHLNDFWGPEMRAALKARAAEDDTDLSPLVRDALPMI